CGATCATGGGCGCGGCCGCGAGGATCGGGTACACTCAGGGCACGTCGATGCCGACCCAGCCGGCTCCCGCGACGCCCTCCCGCATCCAGATCCGGTAGATGCCCGTCACGTCGCCGAGCGCGGAGGTCCGGCCGATGAGGTTCAGCGTGATGAGCCAGAGGTGGCAGAGCGCGAACGCCAGCCACAGGCGCTGGATGCGCTCGCGGGAGGGGCCGCCGACGCGGGTCGCGGCGTCGGCGGTGGTCGCGCCGCGTCCGCTCGGGGCGCCGGGGGCGTGCATGTCGGGTGGATCTCCTGGGCTCGGGATGCGCGACGCGGCCGGTGCGGCCGGGCGGCGTGCGTCCGGGGGGGGCGGGCGACGGCGGTCGCCCGCGGCGCCGTCGCCGCAGCGCGATGCTAGGCCACCCGCGCGTCGCGGAGCCGTGAGCGGCCGGACGCCCCCCGTCAGTCGGTGCCGCGGAGCCGCGCGACCGTGTGCATCACGTGGTAGATCACGATGGCGGCGATGGTCCCGAGCGCGATGCCGTTGAAGGAGACCGTGCCGAGCGTGAAGGTGAACGGCGCGATCGCGACGATGAGCGCTGTCGCGGCCGTGAGCTGGTTGACGGGCTTGGAGAAGTCCACCTTGTTGTCCAGCCAGATCTTCACCCCGATGATCCCGATGAGGCCGTAGAGCGCGGTCGTCACGCCGCCGAGCACGCCCGCCGGGATCGTGTTGATGACCGCGCCGACCTTGGGCGAGAGCCCGAGCAGCACGGCGAACGCGCCGGCCACCCAGTACGCGGCGGTCGAGTAGACGCGGGTGGCGGCCATCACGCCGATGTTCTCGCCGTAGGTCGTGGTGCCGGATCCGCCGCCGAGGCCCGCGAGCACGGTCGCGAGGCCGTCGGCCAGGAGCGCGCGGCCGGTGAGCTTGTTGACCGAGCCATCGGTCATCTGCGCGACGCCGCGGATGTGCCCCACGTTCTCCGCGACCAGCACGAGCACGACGGGCAGGAACGCCGGCAGCAACGCCCAGAACTGCGGTGTGATCTCGGGCGCGTGGAACTCGGGCAGCCCGATCCACGCGGCGGCCTCGAGCTTGGAGTAGTCGATTTCCTGCCGGATCGCGGCCACGACGTACCCGACGACCACGCCGAGCACGATGGAGAGCCGGCCGAGGATCCCGCGGAACAGCACGGTCGAGAGGATCACCGCGGCGAGCGTGATGGTCGCCGTCACGGGCGCGAGGACGAAGTTGTCGCGCGCAGCCGAGGCCAGGTTGAAGCCGATGAGCGCGACGATCGCGCCGGCCACCACGGGCGGCAGCAGCGCGTCGATCCAGCCGGTGCCCGTGAGCTGCACGATGCCGCCGATGACCGCGAGCATCACGCCGACCGCCACGATGCCGGCGAGCGCCGCGCCGATCCCGCCGCCGCCCGCGGCCGTCGCCGCGTTGGCCGCGGTGATCGGCGCGATGAACGCGAACGACGAGCCGAGGTAGCTGGGCAGCCGGTTCTTGGTGATGAGGAGGAAGAGGAGCGTCCCGATCCCGGAGAAGAACAGGGTCGTCGTCGGCGGGAAGCCGGTGAGGGCGGGCACGAGGAAGGTCGCGCCGAACATGGCGACGACGTGCTGCATCCCGAGGCCGATGGTGCGCGGCCAGGTGAGGCGCTCGCCGGGGCCGACGACCGCGGAGGTCTCCACCGTCCGTCCGTCGCCGTGGAGGGTCCAGATCTGTCGGGCCATGATCGCCTGCTTCCGCGCGGGTGTGTGGGGAGACGCCCCGATCCGCGAGCGTAGCGATGCCGTGTTGCGGTGGCGTTTCGCGGGAGCGGATCCCGGTGCCGGATCCGGCGACGTCGCTCCCGGCGGCGCCCCGGCCGTCGCGCCTAGGTGTACTCGGCCGTGACGTTGGTGACACTTCGGGGCGTGTGAAGAGGCCTCCTGGCTTGATGGAGCTGTCTAGTTCAACCATCGCCAGGAGGCCTCGATGTCCCACGCTAATGCCCGGTTGACTGTTCATGGTCGGCTTCTCCTCGTGCGTCGGGTAGTCGAGGATCGTCGTCCGGTGTCGCATGTGGCTCGCGAGCTCGGGGTGTCGCGTCAGTGCGCGCATCGGTGGGTGGCCCGGTTCCGTCAGGAGGGTGTCGCGGGGCTCGCGGATCGGTCCTCGAGACCACGGTCGATGCCGGCGAGGACGAGTCCGGAACAGGAAGGCGCCGTGCTGGCTGCGCGCGCGGAACTTCGGTTCGGGCCCGCCCGGCTGGCTCCGGTGACGAGCGTTCCGGCCCGCACGATCTCCCGCATCCTGCGCCGGCACGGGGCGCCGCCGTTGGCATGGTTGGACCCCGTCACCGGGGCCGTGATCCGGGCATCCCGGTCAACGGCGCACCGGTATGAGCACGAGCATCCGGGTGATCTGATCCACGTGGACGTGAAGAAGCTCGGGAGGATCCCGGACGGAGGCGGCTGGCGGGTCCACGGGCGCAGCGAGCAGGTCCGCGGCCGCGGGATCGGGTTCGATTACGTCCATGCCGCGGTCGATGACCACACCCGTCTCGCCTACGCGGAGATCCATCCCGATGAGAAAGGCGCGACCGCGGCCGGGTTCCTGGCCCGCGCAGCGGCGTACTTCGCCGGGCGCGGGATCACCCGGATCGAGCGGGTCATCACGGACAACGCGTTCGCCTACCGGCACTCGACCGCGTTCAAGAACGCCGTCCAGGACCTGGGCGCGCGGCAGAAGTTCATCCGCCCGCACTGCCCCTGGCAGAACGGCAAGGTCGAGCGCTTCAACCGGACCCTCGCGACCGAGTGGGCCTACCGGCAACCCTTCACCAGCAACCAACA
This window of the Clavibacter sepedonicus genome carries:
- a CDS encoding IS481 family transposase — its product is MSHANARLTVHGRLLLVRRVVEDRRPVSHVARELGVSRQCAHRWVARFRQEGVAGLADRSSRPRSMPARTSPEQEGAVLAARAELRFGPARLAPVTSVPARTISRILRRHGAPPLAWLDPVTGAVIRASRSTAHRYEHEHPGDLIHVDVKKLGRIPDGGGWRVHGRSEQVRGRGIGFDYVHAAVDDHTRLAYAEIHPDEKGATAAGFLARAAAYFAGRGITRIERVITDNAFAYRHSTAFKNAVQDLGARQKFIRPHCPWQNGKVERFNRTLATEWAYRQPFTSNQHRADALDPFIEHYNTERIHSSHGLTPAARVSPTS
- a CDS encoding uracil-xanthine permease family protein — translated: MARQIWTLHGDGRTVETSAVVGPGERLTWPRTIGLGMQHVVAMFGATFLVPALTGFPPTTTLFFSGIGTLLFLLITKNRLPSYLGSSFAFIAPITAANAATAAGGGGIGAALAGIVAVGVMLAVIGGIVQLTGTGWIDALLPPVVAGAIVALIGFNLASAARDNFVLAPVTATITLAAVILSTVLFRGILGRLSIVLGVVVGYVVAAIRQEIDYSKLEAAAWIGLPEFHAPEITPQFWALLPAFLPVVLVLVAENVGHIRGVAQMTDGSVNKLTGRALLADGLATVLAGLGGGSGTTTYGENIGVMAATRVYSTAAYWVAGAFAVLLGLSPKVGAVINTIPAGVLGGVTTALYGLIGIIGVKIWLDNKVDFSKPVNQLTAATALIVAIAPFTFTLGTVSFNGIALGTIAAIVIYHVMHTVARLRGTD